One Oncorhynchus kisutch isolate 150728-3 linkage group LG11, Okis_V2, whole genome shotgun sequence genomic region harbors:
- the nog3 gene encoding noggin-3, protein MDNSYYFLAMSMLVLSLGLRIEEGMCQHYYLLRPIPSDTLPIVELKEDPDPVLDPKERDLNETELRSTLGSHFDPHFMSITPPEDKYSGNEDLSDSEIRQKPSGAMPKEIKAMEFEIQHGKKHKPSKKLRRRLQLWLWSYAFCPVVYTWNDLGNRFWPRYVKVGSCYNKRSCSVPEGMVCKPAKSAHFTILRWRCLQRKGGLKCAWIPVQYPIISECKCSCTN, encoded by the coding sequence ATGGATAACTCGTACTATTTTCTGGCCATGTCCATGCTGGTTCTGTCCCTCGGGTTAAGGATTGAGGAGGGCATGTGCCAACACTACTACCTCCTCCGTCCCATCCCCAGCGACACTCTCCCCATAGTGGAGCTCAAAGAGGACCCAGACCCTGTCCTGGATCCAAAAGAACGGGACCTGAACGAGACCGAACTCAGATCCACCCTGGGTAGTCACTTCGACCCACACTTCATGTCCATTACCCCGCCAGAGGACAAGTACTCGGGCAACGAGGACCTGAGCGACTCGGAGATACGTCAGAAGCCGTCCGGCGCGATGCCCAAGGAGATCAAAGCCATGGAGTTTGAGATCCAGCACGGCAAGAAGCACAAGCCCAGTAAAAAACTTAGAAGAAGGCTGCAACTGTGGCTGTGGTCTTACGCCTTCTGTCCAGTTGTTTATACATGGAACGACCTCGGGAACAGATTCTGGCCGCGCTACGTGAAGGTGGGGAGCTGCTACAATAAGCGTTCTTGTTCCGTCCCTGAAGGGATGGTTTGCAAACCTGCCAAATCGGCCCATTTTACGATCTTACGATGGAGGTGCCTGCAGAGAAAAGGAGGTCTGAAATGCGCTTGGATACCAGTTCAGTACCCCATTATATCTGAGTGCAAATGCTCATGCACGAACTGA